The following are encoded together in the Daphnia magna isolate NIES linkage group LG8, ASM2063170v1.1, whole genome shotgun sequence genome:
- the LOC123475558 gene encoding uncharacterized protein LOC123475558, whose product MIFLVSRDDYKDVTVHARALDAVAQRLTCCTGADVKSKWEYLRKCWLNERREQNKEDPSGTGTDDLKKNQRKPFAYYESMGFISPFTKSRVGRHTNITNNKYFQTDDYGNDNDADEAVQQQQTVEVVHVELSLDSSNSVFASEQTKQILQNGTFYSSDSDQFADERNNSGNKTQTF is encoded by the exons ATGATATTTCTCGTGAGTCGTGATGACTACAAGGATGTCACAGTTCATGCCCGTGCCCTTGATGCTGTTGCTCAAAGACTGACATGTTGCA CTGGTGCTGacgtaaaatcaaaatggGAATATTTGAGGAAGTGTTGGTTGAACGAGAGGAGAGAACAAAATAAAGAGGATCCATCTGGCACTGGGACTGATgacttaaagaaaaaccaacgCAAACCATTTGCTTATTATGAATCTATGGGATTCATTTCCCCTTTCACCAAGTCAAGAGT GGGTCGCCATACTAACATTACTAACAATAAATATTTCCAAACCGATGACTATGGTAATGACAACGATGCTGATGAAGctgttcaacaacaacaaacagttGAAGTAGTACATGTTGAATTGTCACTCGATTCCAGTAATTCGGTTTTTGCATCAGAACAAACAAAGCAAATTTTGCAAAACGGAACTTTTTATTCGTCGGATTCAGACCAATTTGCTGACGAACGTAATAACAGTGGGAATAAGACTCAAACATTTTGA
- the LOC116928503 gene encoding protein ALP1-like: MDNYDFDVYQWKTKCVVGFTALLFAVTLLKKKYLIRKRHPLGRPWTRSFNKEENRAKHSWYFTILKEAALSDSYTFQNFTRMSPICFEKLLKEIGGHHEMQRKHTKMRTCITAGERLALTLRYFATGDNLHTLAYGFRVASSTACLITRSTAIAIYEEFASKYLAVPNADKWRRVVQEYYTKWNYPNCCGAIDGKHIAIICPPHSGSLYQNYKGFKSIVLMAIAGANYEVLMFDLGEYGRQSDSGIWCSSDLRKAFKNRQLDLPAPSALPLSQEGSLVHPMILVGDDAFELTDYMMKGYPGRRTLLPQHETIYNYRHSRARRTSENLFGILATRWRLFLTAVNAKPENVEHYTRAVLVLHNLLIAECNTYVRKVTSDYFDRNGGLFDGD; encoded by the exons atggataACTACGATTTTGACGTGTACCAGTGGAAAACCAAATGTGTTGTTGGATTCACAGCTCTTTTATTTGCGGTAACtctacttaaaaagaaatatcttATTCGTAAAAGACATCCGTTAGGACGTCCGTGGACAAGATCTTttaacaaagaagaaaatcgaGCTAAACACTCTTGGTACTTTACTATTCTTAAAGAGGCTGCTTTGTCTGATTCCTACACGTTTCAGAATTTCACACGCATGTCCCCAATTTGCTTTGAGAAATTGCTTAAAGAAATTGGTGGTCATCATGAAATGCAAAGGAAACATACCAAAATGAGAACGTGTATCACAGCAG GAGAAAGATTGGCACTCACCCTACGATATTTTGCCACTGGTGATAATCTTCATACCCTTGCGTATGGATTTAGAGTAGCTTCTTCTACTGCATGCCTTATTACTCGAAGTACAGCAATAGCAATTTATGAGGAATTTGCATCAAAATACCTAGCTGTGCCAAATGCAGATAAATGGAGAAGGGTTGTCCAAGAATACTACACAAAATGGAACTATCCCAACTGTTGTGGTGCAATAGATGGCAAACACATCGCTATTATTTGTCCACCACACAGTGGGTCTCTTTACCAAAACTACAAAGGCTTTAAAAGCATCGTGTTAATGGCGATAGCTGGTGCTAATTACGAAGTTTTGATGTTTGATCTTGGTGAATATGGAAGACAATCTGATAGTGGGATTTGGTGCTCGTCTGATTTACGCAAAGCCTTCAAAAACAGACAATTAGATCTTCCAGCACCATCTGCTCTTCCTTTGTCACAAGAAGGCTCTTTAGTGCACCCAATGATTCTTGTTGGTGACGATGCCTTTGAGCTTACTGATTACATGATGAAAGGATATCCCGGTAGGAGAACTCTACTTCCTCAGCATGAAACTATCTACAATTATAG ACATTCTCGAGCCAGGCGAACTTCGGAAAATTTATTTGGAATTCTAGCAACAAGGTGGAGGTTATTCCTAACAGCTGTGAACGCAAAACCTGAGAATGTAGAACATTATACTCGTGCAGTTTTAGTCCTGCATAACTTGTTGATTGCTGAATGCAACACCTATGTAAGAAAAGTAACATCAGACTATTTCGACAGAAACGGTGGCCTGTTTGATGGAGATTAG
- the LOC116928727 gene encoding uncharacterized protein LOC116928727 — MAPEALKFVKDTLTAGAQPAVMSKLLQDKFGTNLISKDLINIKRTLTGKSQDEWADTVAFLQELQKWFRSAVYAALEAEFHEAKSQLQALGKEIAAFFDGNWFNIADK; from the exons ATGGCTCCTGAAGCGTTAAAATTTGTTAAGGATACACTTACCGCCGGCGCACAACCTGCCGTCATGAGTAAACTCCTTCAAGACAAGTTCGGTACCAATCTCATTAGCAAGGATCTAATCAATATCAAGCGAACATTAACAG GAAAGTCACAAGATGAGTGGGCGGATACTGTAGCTTTTCTTCAGGAGCTACAGAA gTGGTTTCGGTCTGCCGTTTACGCCGCATTGGAGGCGGAATTTCACGAAGCTAAATCGCAACTACAGGCACTAG GAAAAGAGATTGCAGCTTTCTTTGATGGGAATTGGTTTAATATTGCAGATAAGTGA
- the LOC116928398 gene encoding histone-lysine N-methyltransferase SET9, with protein sequence MQYANDGWYEDRGAFVIVDLHFEDTLQTAIVPDFWLIIEEGQLFCSYPPGNKTTITPIKMRHVQDDTWVTYPATWRRDYESYSKARKDLPNAVQYTDFAESDSESQQSKAVSSKTVRRSSRFKRKISSDESDSGHETLLSNRPSPPRSLGYGLLSRDIEEPLDDVGQHAQNLSDEDDDLDLNLCSPALPRANEFPPEDDDPYNSNNESSDETSEEGVEADTSILMGGFYTSTQKITEDVPEGVDNRPRRAQIVKDSLGSSDKRSTTTTYSFISRTEAAPMEPPLSGSAIRRSSSGALVPISLGNSASRRNSTTLASGSKNTAATYSQDKNASKRSTTTLTASGRYPAHRPPHVLSGRDNPRFVKPLPGGGRSSADSIQPPNGSRPTHGQSAGVIPSTALMSHDKPGTNANHRLISPIPVSAGRSVATPMQRPRSGSASRHSSSAALIPNSLSNSATRRINTPLAGGSRSAAESSMQNPIDAGTSRQLHPYRRSPERIVTIPVLNNSRRDDAVLRAMFEMNKNFNSLNRKVDQICGRIDTHRPREEYDPMEELPVKTLEEFLSFENLLLVDER encoded by the exons ATGCAATACGCAAATGATGGGTGGTACGAAGAT CGTGGTGCATTCGTGATCGTTGATTTGCACTTTGAAGATACACTACAGACAGCAATCGTACCTGATTTCTGGCTAATTATTGAAGAAGGTCAACTGTTTTGTAGTTACCCCCCTGgtaacaaaacaacaataaccCCAATAAAAATGAGGCATGTCCAAGACGATACTTGGGTGACATATCCAGCTACTTGGAGAAGGGATTACG AATCTTACTCCAAAGCACGGAAAGATTTGCCAAATGCTGTTCAGTATACTGACTTTGCAGAAAGTGATAGCGAGTCACAACAAAGTAAAGCAGTCAGTAGTAAAACTGTTCGTAGATCTTCAAGATTTAAGAGGAAAATATCGTCAGATGAAAGTGACAGTGGTCATGAAACATTGTTGTCAAACAGACCCTCACCTCCTCGTTCTCTGG GTTATGGTTTGCTGAGTCGTGACATTGAAGAACCCCTTGATGATGTCGGACAACATGCACAGAACCTTAGTGATGAAGATGATGATCTGGATTTGAATTTGTGTTCTCCGGCTCTTCCCC GGGCCAATGAATTTCCTCCTGAAGACGACGACCCTTACAACAGCAACAATGAATCGTCTGATGAGACGAGTGAAGAAGGGGTAGAAGCGGACACATCAATTCTAATGG gAGGCTTCTATACTTCAACTCAAAAAATTACTG AAGATGTACCGGAAGGCGTTGATAACCGCCCTAGAAGAGCTCAGATTGTGAAGGACAGTCTTGGTAGTAGCGATAAACGAAGCACTACGACAACATATTCCTTTATTAGCCGGACTGAAGCCGCTCCTATGGAACCTCCCCTTAGTGGTAGCGCTATTAGACGCAGTTCATCAGGAGCTCTTGTACCAATTTCCCTTGGTAATAGTGCTAGTAGGCGTAATTCTACAACGTTGGCATCTGGAAGCAAAAACACAGCAGCTACTTATTCACAAGACAAGAATGCTAGCAAACGAAGTACAACAACCTTAACAGCTAGTGGCCGCTATCCAGCACATCGTCCACCACATGTGCTTAGTGGTCGTGATAATCCACGCTTTGTAAAACCGTTGCCTGGTGGTGGCCGTTCTTCAGCAGATTCCATTCAACCTCCAAATGGTAGCAGACCTACTCATGGACAGTCGGCTGGTGTTATCCCATCAACAGCACTTATGTCACACGACAAACCAGGAACAAATGCTAATCATCGCCTTATATCACCCATTCCGGTTAGTGCTGGCCGCTCTGTAGCCACTCCTATGCAACGTCCGCGAAGTGGTAGCGCTAGTCGACACAGTTCCTCAGCAGCTCTTATTCCAAATTCACTTTCTAATAGCGCTACTCGACGCATTAATACACCGTTGGCAGGTGGCAGCCGTTCTGCTGCTGAATCTTCTATGCAAAATCCGATTGACGCTGGTACTAGCCGACAACTTCATCCCTATCGCCGATCCCCTGAACGCATAGTCACTATTCCTGTTTTGAATAACAGTCGCCGAGATGATGCTGTATTGAGAGCCATGTTCGAAAtgaacaaaaatttcaacagcCTTAATAGAAAAGTAGATCAAATTTGTGGGCGGATAGATACACATCGTCCGAGAGAAGAATACGATCCAATGGAGGAACTGCCAGTGAAAACATTGGAAGAATTTTTATCGTTTGAGAACCTGTTATTGGTTGATGAAAGATAA